One window from the genome of Blastocatellia bacterium encodes:
- a CDS encoding 4Fe-4S dicluster domain-containing protein: MPHWAMVIDLDRCTGCEACVIACHAENNIPIVGEEQSAKGRQVNWIRVERYWEGEYPNVRARFIPVLCQHCDAAPCEPVCPVYATYHNPEGLNAQVYNRCIGTRFCANNCPYSVRYFNWFDPRWDTPLDEQLNPDVAIRSKGIIEKCSFCIQRIHRARQRAREENRAIRDGEVQPACAQSCPAEAMVFGDLDDPESRVSRLAASRRAFHLLGELGTKPRVIYLKEDEWNEPPAE, encoded by the coding sequence ATGCCCCACTGGGCGATGGTGATTGATCTCGATCGCTGCACCGGCTGCGAAGCCTGTGTGATCGCCTGTCATGCGGAAAACAACATCCCCATCGTCGGCGAAGAGCAATCGGCGAAGGGCCGACAGGTGAACTGGATTCGGGTGGAGCGTTACTGGGAAGGCGAATATCCCAACGTGCGGGCGCGTTTCATCCCGGTGCTGTGTCAACACTGCGACGCGGCGCCGTGCGAACCGGTCTGCCCGGTCTATGCGACGTATCACAATCCCGAGGGCCTCAACGCCCAGGTCTACAATCGCTGTATCGGCACGCGCTTTTGCGCCAACAACTGTCCCTACTCGGTGCGCTACTTCAACTGGTTTGATCCGCGGTGGGACACCCCCCTCGACGAGCAACTCAATCCCGACGTCGCCATCCGCAGCAAGGGGATCATCGAAAAGTGTAGCTTTTGCATTCAACGGATTCATCGCGCGCGACAACGGGCGCGGGAGGAAAACCGCGCGATTCGGGACGGAGAGGTGCAGCCGGCCTGCGCTCAATCCTGTCCCGCCGAAGCGATGGTCTTTGGCGATCTCGACGACCCGGAGAGTCGTGTATCGCGCCTGGCGGCCAGTCGGCGGGCCTTCCATCTGCTCGGTGAGCTGGGAACGAAACCGCGCGTGATTTACCTCAAGGAGGACGAGTGGAATGAACCACCGGCTGAGTGA